The genomic window tatcgttGACTtcggaccaccaggttctggtccattaaaggacctcaacattttgtaataagAAATAACTGTAGAAGTTTTTGTCCTTTGAACTTGCACACACTGTgctgtgttatttgctcagtcgtgtccagctctgtgtgaccctgtggactgcagcctgccaggctcctctgtccttgggattctgcagataagaatactggagtgggttgccatgcccttctctaggggatattacCAACCCCGggcctgaacccaggtctctcgcactgcaggtgtattctttacggtctgagccaccagggaagccccatttgtttGCAAACATCACTGCCCAGCTACAGGGAGGCTATGAGTTCTGACCAGAGAGAAATGGTGATAAAATCTACAAGCAAATTCCAGAACTTTCACGGCTAGACCATGTGATTCCCCATGTGAACGAGGCTACTCACAGTGGCAAAAGTTGAGTAGAAGAGCTTCTTCTCCAATTTAACGCCCTCAGCTAATGTCATTTCAaaagctgaaaaagaaaaccctgcAGTGAGGACCTGAGACACAGACTTGGGAGTGCAGAACTTTTTCTAGAGGTGGGAACCAGCCTGGGGACCGACGTGCACTTTGATGTTACGGGATTAAACTGCAGCCTCCCTCTCCAGGGTCTCGCCCCAGCTGCAGCCCAGTGAACAGCTGCTCCCGGGCTCCCTGTGTCCCGTGTGGGGACTGGCGTGGAAGGTGGGATGGAAAACTCTGTCCAGTCAGGAGGGGGCTGAGGAAGCCCAGGAATGTGAACTCTAAAAGCACGACAATTAAGTTTACGGATGACACCGAAAACGGAGCTGTGGGCAGAACGGAGCGAGGCCCAGGTACGTCTGCAGCAGAGGTGAGGGGGTGCGAGGCTCGTGGAAGCTCTTGCGGCAGCACCTGCAGCCAGGCCCCGTGACCCGCGCCAGGCAGTGACAGGCGCCCCGGGCCCCACCGCACGCTCCACGCACGTAAGGCTGAGCCCAGGGAGCAGAGACAGGGCCGGGGCAGCGCGGCCCTCCAAGGACACTCACTGCCCTCACAGGCGGCACAAGCAAAGGGACAGCCTCACTCCAACGCTGAGATGAAATCGCCGTGCTAACATGTAAGCAATTCTCAAGAGGGGTGGTCAGAGCTGCTGGCCAAGAGTGGCTGCTGAGCCCAGACCCTCAGCCAGGAGGGCGCAGCTGCCCCCGCCTCACCCCTGGACGGTCAGGCGCGGCTGCGGTAGAGAGGAACCCCTTTCTCCCAGGTTCTGCAGGGGACCCTCCCGGGCTGCCTCTGCTCGCCGGCACTGGCCCCCAGGCTGGCCCAGTTCTCAGGTCCTGCTTCCAAGGGGAGCTCAGACCAGTTCAGCAGAATTTGTGAGTGAGCAACTAGAAACTAGAACGGTACCAAGAGCCAAAATCAAAATACTGAGAATCCTAACAATTTTTGTCCAGATCAGTTAAGATGCACAATTCAGACACCAAATTGTCAAGCCTCGCAACTACTCCTGTCCAgcctctccaccctcctccctaccTGCGTTCACTGCTTCTTTGGCCATGGCTGTTACAATTTTAGAGTTGCTGGCAATTTTTTCTGCACATTGGATGGCTTCTTCAACCACTGCCTCAACAGGAAAAATTTTGCTTACGAGACCTACAACACAAAAAGGTAAACGTGGAAACAGCTGGTTCTAGTTCTCTGTCACAGCGCAGGCTTCCAGCAGAGACACAGGAAAGGTCCTCAGCGTCCCCTGGTGGGGCCGCCACCCTTGGCTGTCGAGGTTACAGGGCTCGTACAGTCAAAGGTCACTGAGGGGCCAGGAGAGGGCCTGCCTGCCTTGGAGACCCCCCACTGTTCAGGTTGGTTCTGAGAACTGGAATGGTTTCCCTGTTAGTCTTTAATCCACGTGGATACCTGAGTCACTCGGCTGTGCGTGGTAGTATTTCAAAGAGACACAGGCAGTGAGTCTCCTGGACTCGCAGGACACCAGAAAGCTCTGTGCTGATCACTGTGGGCGTCCCTGCGTGAGGCCCTCCCCTCTCCACCCAGCTGCCAAGGGGGCCACTCCACGGGGCGGCCCCACCCTATACCTGCTTGCTTGGCATCCTGGGCTGAGATCCGGTCACCAGTGAGGACCATCTCCATGGCCAGTGACTTTCCGACGGCACGGGTCAGTCTCTGGGTGCCGCCTGCACCTGCAGAGGCAGAGGGCTGCTGGGCTGCTGGCAAGTGTCCAGGGCCTGCTGGGCGTGCGTCTCTGTGGCCAAGAAGCCACAGGCATGCTGCTGGCAAGTGTCCAGGGCCTGAAGACCTGCAGCACTCGCTTAGGGGGTGGGGAGAACTGGGCGAGACCCAGACATCACAAGGGAACCTCCTTCCCACACTCAGGCCCCTGCCTCGTGCCCTGGGCCCCTTGTACCAGTGCCTCTCGTGCAGGAGTCAGACTCTGGATGGATGCGTGGAGCTCACAGACCCTGACCTGACCCACCCTGGGGGGCAGCTGGGGGCGGCCTCCGATCACAACCAGCTCTGCTCCCAGAGTGGGACGGGGGCAAGGCTCCTGCCTCACGGGCTTGGGGATGTGCTCCTCTCAGGCTCTTCGGGTGTCTAGCCCTACGTGGACTTCGCCTCACGGGCCCTGCTCCCTCTCCCGCCCACTCAACGGCCTCTGGCTGGAAAGACTGGTCTGCCCATTCACCTGCCCACAGCGAACCCCAGGGCTGCCAGGGCGAGGCAAGCAGCCACCTGAGGCACCCACGGTCCAGCAGACTCGGGCGCTACCTCAACACGGTGGGGACCTTGGGCACTGGGACGGGAAGAGCCTGGCGGTCACCCTCAGCTGACCCCACCCTGCTCACTGCCTGGCCCGCTGGCCTGAGAGAGgccctgggctccaggctccaCACCCGGGGCAGAGGCCTCGTGGGGACACAGCCTGCAGCTCTCGTCAGGTGGGCCGAGGGGCAGAGGCATCACTGTTGGCCTACTGCTCCCGTCGCCCTCCCGTGGGGGATGTGATTCCCTGCTCTGAACCTGCTGAGGCCACGGGTCTCGCTCTGGCCACTGAAACAGGAGCCCTCAGCACTGGCCCGTGGTCACCGTGTTTTCTTCTCTGAGCTGCTGACCTACAAGGACCCACCACGGGTGCTCAGCAGCAAGAGTCACTGCGGTCGGAAGCCAGCGTGTGGCCAGCCCAGAGGAGCCGGTAGGGCTTCAGGCCCCaggccgcgccccgccccgcacGGAAGGTAGCGCAGCCAGGCTCACACGGCAGTCCCACTGTTTCTGTCTGACGCTGAGGCAGCCCAGATGCCTGACAGAGGGCAGATTTGGGCCGATGACTTGAAGAGCTGACTCTAGAGCCTTTACCTGGGATGGTTCCTATTAGAATCTCCGGCTGCCCAAACTGGGCTTTCTCTCCAGCATAAATGATGTCACACATCATGGCAAGCTCACAGCCACCACCAAGCTGCAAAACAAGAGGCACCGCAAGAGGACCCCAGTTAAAAATCATTCCACTTGctcatttaaattttctattaaaaaggaACACGGTCTGGGGTACAGCAGATGTCAACACAGAGATGGCAAGTCAGGTAACTGTTTCCATAAATTATATGCACAGTTAATTCTGCCAGGCTTCTGGCAAGGGCCAGACAGCAAATGCTTTTGGCCTTGTGTGTCCTACAGTATCTATCGTGGCCACTCCACTCGGCTGAGGAAGCTAAAAGGCAGCCAAGAGAGGGGAGGACTGAGAGGCCGCTGTGTTCCAACACACTCTGCCCGCTGACCCGCTCACCTGAAGGAAGCTTTACTAAGGAACCGTGAGTTGAAAGGTCCTTCTCACTTCTGTACAGGCCACAGCCAGTCCCAGAGACTCTGAGTCATCCAGGTGGCTACAGGAGACCCCGACGCACCAAATGGGGCACCCAGAGCTTTCAACGGTAGCAGGAGTTAATTTATAAGGCAGGGCAGGTTGGAAAATGTTCAAAACTGCACAGAAAGCCAACATACGTGCCCTTAAGCTTGCAGAGGGGAAGGCAGCTCCTGGGGAGTCTTAGGGACCATGCTGAAGACTAGGGGGCTTTACTAACGGGGGAATCCAAAGGCCAACAGCTGAACCCGCTCCCACAGAGCAGATGCTAAACGCCCCTTACAGGTCTTGGCTCTTTTGTATCACTGAGAACGAGACACAGCCTCCTCCACATAAAAACTGGTGCTACTGTACAAACACAGCTCCTTCGGGTGCTCTAAGTGCAAGGAGATGGCGTCGGGGGAACACTCACGGCATAGCCATTGACAGCAGCTATGACTGGCTTCTTGACACGTGTGAGCTGGTCCCAGTGGCTCAAAAACCCGCCAGAGTAACAGTTCTGGAACGTGAAGCTCTGCATTTCCTTGATGTCGGCTCCAGCTGGGTGGTGGGAAGTGACGTTCCAGTTACAAGAGGcaactgctgagtgttccaaggGTCAGCATCGGGGCTTTGGGGAAAGGCCATGTGGACACACAGCTGGGCCGGGGGCACAGTGCAACACCGGGCAATATGAGGTGACGGAGTAACCCAGAGGGACGTGGACGGGAAACAGACTGGGGGGGTCAAGGAAAGCAGCGCTCACTGTCTAGTCCCTCTCACCCGGGACCTGCCTGCCTCTGAGCAGGCTCAACATTAAACATCAGAGAGGCCCCCTCAAGCAGCTCAGGGTTTGGTCTACCTTACGTAAATAAATCCCCAAGTTGCAGAACTTGCCTGACGCCTTCATGGAGGTATAAGGCTGCCTGCCACGCCACAGCTGTGATCACATACCTGGTGGTCTGCCACCATGCTGGGCAGCTCACCTGCAAACACCTTCTCCCCGCCTGTGAGGACAATGGCCCCCACGGCTGGGTCTTCCTCGAAGGCCTGCAGTGCCTGGTTGAGCTCCACGATCAGGCCGTTGCAGAGCGCATTGAGGGCCTTGGGGCGGTTCAGCTGGATCAACCCCACGTTGCTGTTCTTTCCCTTCTTTGCTGTGATGATGTACTCAAAGGCTGCGCCTGGGAAGAAACGGGAAACCAGGATTTCCACTAAGAGGCATCAAACTGGGGGATGTATTCCGCCACTGGACAGGGTGACCCCGACACCTGAGGGCCCTGCCCAGTCCCTGGTGCTGCAGCTCGCACTGCATGGGGGCCTTCTGCAGGGCTCTCTGCTTTCACAGATGTTGGAACGTTTCCTTAAGTTAAGACAGCCCAACAGCCCCAGCAATGACCAGCAGCCTTCCTTCTGAATGTCTTGGTTGGCATCTCCCCGAACCTGTGCTGGAGACGCCTGGGATCCTGTAGAAACAAGAAATGAGGCAACTCCCTCTTTAAACAGATGCCAACTGGGTGAAGTGCACACAGGCAAAGGGCAACTGCCAGACCAGGAGGGGCAGCCTGCTCAAGCCTGGGAGCCAGAATGACCTGGGTGGGAAGCTTAACCAAGGCAGCTGCTTCCTTGAACGGGCTACCTACCCGGTGGGCTTGCTGGGGAGTGTCTGAAATCACCCATGTGTAGGCAGCATCCCCCACAACCCACATGCAAGACCAAAAAAGACTGCTGGGTACAGGCCAGGATGCAGAAGCAGGTGGTCAAAAGGAACTCAGGGAACATCAACACCAGTTAACAGCTAGGTTAAGTGGACACACAGGTGAACGAAGAGGCTGCAGAGATTCGTTCCCAGAGATGTGGCCAAGACTTCCTGGGAAATACGGGGTGGTGGAGGGGCGGGCGGCGGGGGGGTACCCGGctgctggggctggggcaggcagAACCTGAAGGGAGAAGCAGTGGACCTGGGGAGGCTGGGCAGGAGCCACCACAGGACAGCACGCGAGACCCCTTCCAATTGCAGATGCAGGGACCGCGCGTGCTCTCAAATCTGAGGGCTTTCACACGAAATGCTGAAGTGGCCAGAGATCTTGGCACTCAGTCCCGAGTCCCCGGGGTCGAGACGCTAGTGATCCCAGGGCTCCGCGTGCTCAGGAAGGAGGTGCCGGGCGGGGGAGTCAGGCTGGACGCTCCCCGGCAGGGGCGCGGTGCGGCCCAGGGGTCCCGGCCCGGGGACTCCAACCACGGCCCGCCCCCGCGGCCCCGCACTTACTCGAGGCGAAGGAGCGCTGCACCGGGCAGAAGAGCCAGGGCCGCAGCGGGGCGCGGACGCTGGGCAGCAGGGCACGTAAGGCGGCCATGGCGCTCGCGTGGACGACTGTGCCCTCTGCCCGCTAGCGCGGAGGGCCCGCCCCGCGGAGCCGCCCCCGGGCAGCGCCAGTCAGGGCCCGCCCCGCCCACCGGCCCGGGTCGCGAGACCACGCAGGTATCGCGAGACCACGCGAGGCGGCGGAAGTGGGCGGGGCGACGGGCCTGCGGTTTAGGGAGGAGGGGGCGGAAGAAGGGTCCCGGAGGATGGGCGGAGGCGGCGCAGGGCTGGGAGAAGGGTTTGGAATGCAGGTCCTGATCGTTTTCCCGCCTGTGCCGCCTCAACCTGTAGGAACTGTTGACTAAAAAGATGCACGATGTGAAAGtttcaagttaagttttatttggggcaaaatgaagactgcaGCTGGGGGAGActacctcagatagctctgaggaattgttccaaagaggcagtgggggaaggtcaatatagaAGATTGTGGTGAACGGGGAGGTCTCTGCAACCAAGTGCttactttactttacttttctGTTAGTCATGAGGAGCTAATGCCAGGGTGAAGgcatttagtgcttttctagatgtgAAGAGATGGAAGGACTGGGGTCATGAAATCAGTTTCTGAAAATACCTGTGTAAAGACCTGTTAccccagtttccctggagcacagagtgcctcactccccACGCTGAATGACGGTCGGCAGCTGCAGTAGCACAGGGCTGGAACTCCGCAGACGCAGATGGCAAACGCCCTTGTTCAGTCGCtggcaaatgctcttggcaagtgcccATTGGTAGTTGACAGAAGTAGCCTGGAATATCTGAGAGCAGTTGCTCCGGGGCTAGCTGAGCCGTGCGGGTGGACACTTGCGTGGCCTGCTCTCCTCTGCCCCCCAAGCCTGGGGCCTGACGACTTACAGCTGGTTGGGACACCCGAATGCCAAGAGGGAGCGCCAGGGGCTCGTGCGAGTGCACTGCTCCACCCGTCCATGGTGCTGGCCTGCAGGGCTCGCGGCGGAGCTGTCCGCCGGCCTACACTACCTTGGTCTTCTCTACTCTAGGCGCAGGCGTGCCCTTGACCTTTGGCCCTTCCTGCTGTGTCTGAGGCTGCGGGACAGGCAGGGTGTGCCCACTCCTGAGTGACAGGACCTCAAGCCACAGCTGGGTCCTGGACTCTGAGCTGGAGGCAGTGGCTTTCTAGCCAAAACTGCCTGTGGACTCCCTGGAGCTGGGCGGACCTACCTGTGACCTGAAGTCAGAGCTCAGGGCAATGTTCAGGTGTAACCAGAGAAAGCCAAACTCCCTGACAGAGGGTGTTTGCAGGACACCGAGCAAaagagtttgggcttcccttgtggctcagaggttaaagcatctacctccaatgcgggagacccgggttcgatccctgggtcgggaagatcccctggagaaggaaatggtaacccactccagtattcttgcctggagaatcccatggacagaggagcctggcaggctacagtccacagggttgcaaagagtcggacacgactgagcaactttacttcagCAAAGGAGTTAGAGACAATCGCAGATCCACTCAGACCAACTCTGATAAGCCACTGACCAACTTGGATTTTGAGttaggggattaaaaaaaaaaagatttttttaaaaaagaaaggttgAGATTCA from Bubalus kerabau isolate K-KA32 ecotype Philippines breed swamp buffalo chromosome 22, PCC_UOA_SB_1v2, whole genome shotgun sequence includes these protein-coding regions:
- the ECHS1 gene encoding enoyl-CoA hydratase, mitochondrial — encoded protein: MAALRALLPSVRAPLRPWLFCPVQRSFASSAAFEYIITAKKGKNSNVGLIQLNRPKALNALCNGLIVELNQALQAFEEDPAVGAIVLTGGEKVFAAGADIKEMQSFTFQNCYSGGFLSHWDQLTRVKKPVIAAVNGYALGGGCELAMMCDIIYAGEKAQFGQPEILIGTIPGAGGTQRLTRAVGKSLAMEMVLTGDRISAQDAKQAGLVSKIFPVEAVVEEAIQCAEKIASNSKIVTAMAKEAVNAAFEMTLAEGVKLEKKLFYSTFATEDQKEGMAAFVEKRKADFKDQ